From the candidate division WOR-3 bacterium genome, one window contains:
- the nadB gene encoding L-aspartate oxidase, whose amino-acid sequence METIKTDILVIGSGIAGLWYAYKIADFGNVLLITKKESSESNTNYAQGGIAAAVGEDDSPIIHYEDTLRAGEGLAKENIVKIVCEEGPRLVYELYNLGVEFLTYYNSAGNLRFELGKEGGHSRRRIVHAKDYTGYAIEKALIKKVKEKNVKIIENCFLVDLLVTEDTCFGAYTFSQQDGKFIKILSYLTLLATGGLGQVYLHTTNPPIATGDGIALAFERGAKVANMEFIQFHPTSLYGRKINGRSFLISEAVRGEGGILKTLDGKTFMEKYHPLACLAPRDVVARAIDNELKKRKEDYVLLDLTHLNPEKIKSRFPNIYETCLKFGIDITREPIPVVPAAHYICGGILINEYGETTIRNLLSAGEAACSGMHGANRLASNSLLESLVFAERAYLKSKELLKEKKELKDFSIKIDKIYEDKKTNELISKLKKLMWDKVGIVRNDKDLSSAVTELYQLKEEIDKILEKGISVSSLEAKNMIICGLLIAYSASLRKESRGLHYNIDHPEKDDRYFKRDTILTKDDIFK is encoded by the coding sequence ATGGAAACGATCAAAACCGATATTTTAGTGATTGGTAGTGGCATTGCTGGTCTATGGTATGCCTATAAAATTGCTGATTTTGGTAATGTGTTACTAATTACTAAAAAAGAGAGCAGCGAAAGTAATACCAATTATGCCCAAGGTGGAATTGCTGCTGCTGTCGGCGAGGACGATTCACCAATTATCCATTATGAAGATACTTTAAGAGCCGGTGAAGGACTCGCCAAAGAAAATATTGTTAAGATTGTTTGTGAAGAAGGACCAAGATTGGTTTATGAGTTGTACAATTTGGGCGTAGAATTTTTAACCTATTATAACTCTGCTGGTAATTTAAGATTTGAATTGGGAAAAGAAGGAGGGCACTCCCGAAGAAGGATTGTCCACGCAAAAGATTATACCGGTTACGCAATCGAAAAGGCACTTATCAAAAAAGTAAAAGAAAAAAATGTAAAGATAATTGAAAACTGTTTTCTTGTTGATTTATTAGTAACCGAAGATACCTGTTTTGGTGCCTATACTTTTAGCCAACAAGACGGAAAATTTATAAAGATTTTATCTTATCTTACCTTATTGGCAACTGGTGGATTAGGACAGGTTTATCTTCATACAACCAATCCACCGATTGCTACTGGTGATGGAATTGCTCTTGCCTTTGAAAGGGGAGCAAAAGTCGCTAATATGGAATTTATCCAGTTTCATCCCACTTCTCTTTATGGAAGGAAAATCAATGGTCGTTCTTTTTTGATTTCCGAAGCAGTGAGAGGTGAAGGAGGAATTTTGAAAACGTTGGATGGCAAAACCTTTATGGAAAAGTATCATCCGTTAGCCTGTTTGGCTCCGCGAGATGTTGTGGCTCGGGCGATTGATAACGAATTGAAAAAGAGAAAGGAAGATTATGTTTTATTAGATTTAACTCATCTAAATCCGGAAAAGATAAAATCCCGTTTTCCCAATATCTATGAAACCTGTTTAAAATTTGGAATTGATATAACAAGAGAACCAATTCCAGTGGTGCCAGCTGCCCATTATATTTGTGGCGGAATTCTGATTAATGAGTATGGTGAGACAACAATAAGGAATTTATTATCAGCCGGTGAAGCAGCCTGCTCGGGAATGCACGGCGCTAATCGGCTTGCCTCTAACTCTTTATTAGAATCTTTAGTCTTTGCCGAAAGAGCCTACTTAAAATCAAAGGAATTGTTAAAAGAGAAAAAGGAATTAAAAGATTTTTCAATAAAAATTGATAAAATTTATGAAGATAAAAAAACTAATGAGTTGATTAGTAAGTTGAAAAAGTTAATGTGGGATAAGGTGGGTATTGTCCGAAATGATAAAGATCTATCTTCGGCGGTAACGGAACTATATCAACTGAAAGAAGAGATTGATAAGATATTAGAAAAGGGAATCAGTGTCTCCTCTTTGGAAGCCAAAAATATGATTATCTGCGGCCTATTGATCGCCTATTCCGCAAGTTTAAGAAAGGAATCGCGAGGACTTCATTATAATATTGACCATCCCGAAAAAGATGACCGCTATTTCAAAAGGGACACAATTTTGACCAAAGATGATATCTTTAAATAA
- the xerD gene encoding site-specific tyrosine recombinase XerD yields MISLNNLIENFHYYLLLERKLSKVSTEFYLSDTKEFLNWLKKDLTEVSEEEIKRFIHHLKEKNRNSSTIARKISSLRSFFYFLNKEGIITKNPIEEIETPKLKRKLPTVLTIAEIEKLFNTLENKKDLEGIRAKAMFELLYATGIRVSELLNLKINDLNLEEGFIKVLGKRNKERIVPMGEPAIWAIKEYLNLVRPLLLKKNQKEMGNPYLFLNHRGKKFSRMGFWKILKKYVKLAGIEKRITPHTFRHTFATHLLEGGANLRIVQELLGHSSISTTQIYTKINKEYLRQIYDAFHPRR; encoded by the coding sequence ATGATATCTTTAAATAATCTGATTGAGAACTTCCATTATTATCTTTTATTAGAAAGAAAGTTAAGTAAAGTTTCCACAGAATTTTATTTAAGCGATACCAAGGAATTTTTAAACTGGTTAAAAAAGGATTTAACCGAAGTCTCCGAAGAGGAGATAAAAAGATTTATCCACCATCTTAAAGAGAAAAACCGGAATTCTTCAACAATTGCTCGGAAAATTTCTTCCCTACGGTCTTTCTTTTATTTCTTAAATAAAGAAGGAATAATCACTAAAAATCCCATAGAAGAAATTGAAACTCCAAAATTGAAAAGAAAATTGCCCACCGTCCTAACCATTGCGGAAATCGAAAAATTGTTTAACACTTTGGAAAATAAAAAGGATTTAGAAGGTATTCGCGCAAAGGCAATGTTCGAATTACTTTATGCTACCGGTATCCGGGTTTCGGAACTTTTAAATTTGAAGATAAATGATTTGAATTTAGAAGAAGGATTTATCAAGGTATTGGGAAAAAGAAATAAAGAAAGGATTGTTCCAATGGGCGAACCGGCAATCTGGGCAATAAAAGAATACCTCAATTTGGTACGTCCCTTACTTTTAAAGAAAAATCAAAAAGAAATGGGTAACCCCTATCTCTTCCTCAACCACCGAGGTAAGAAATTTTCTCGTATGGGTTTTTGGAAAATCTTAAAAAAGTATGTAAAATTAGCCGGCATTGAGAAAAGAATAACTCCCCATACCTTTCGCCATACCTTCGCTACCCATCTCTTAGAAGGTGGTGCCAACTTAAGAATTGTCCAAGAGTTATTAGGTCATTCGAGTATCTCAACCACTCAAATTTATACTAAAATAAATAAAGAGTATTTAAGACAGATTTATGATGCCTTCCATCCCCGAAGATAA